The Palleronia sp. THAF1 genome window below encodes:
- the glpD gene encoding glycerol-3-phosphate dehydrogenase, whose amino-acid sequence MSSDPIDLFVIGGGINGTGIARDAQGRGLQVALAEMNDLAGATSSKSTKLFHGGLRYLEFFEVGLVKKALVEREVLLEAMPHISWPMRFVLPYSPDMRFEGETPTSKLLNTVMPWMKGRRPDWIIRMGLFMYDNLGGRKHLPATRTLDLTTAPEGAPLQDRFAKAYEYSDCWVEDSRLVVLNARDAEERGARIMVRTKVVTAERQGGVWAVTVEDTRDGSQEVIRARALVNAGGPWVENVVKNTVRMNSSEGVRLVRGSHIVVPKLYDHDKAYFFQGEDGRIIFAIPYETDFTLIGTTDRDHGDDPSVTPVCTPDEQKYLCDFANNYFKTSVTVDDVVWTYSGVRPLYDDGAKSATAATRDYVLSVDDGPRTDGPVGSEPPLLSVFGGKITTYRKLAEQALAKLKPYFGDMKDDWTARVPMPGGNFPVDGVDKLIRDLHAAYPFLTDYHARRLIRAYGTDAKAICGNATDPSGLGRDFGGTLTEAEVRWLMEREYARTAEDIVWRRTKLGLRMSEDEIAALDAWMQDAQEKVAAE is encoded by the coding sequence ATGAGCAGCGACCCAATCGACCTTTTCGTCATCGGCGGCGGCATCAACGGAACCGGCATCGCGCGGGACGCGCAGGGGCGCGGTCTGCAGGTCGCGCTCGCCGAAATGAACGATCTTGCGGGAGCGACCTCGTCCAAATCAACCAAGCTGTTCCACGGCGGCCTGCGCTACCTGGAATTCTTCGAGGTTGGCTTGGTCAAGAAGGCGCTGGTCGAACGTGAAGTCCTGTTGGAAGCGATGCCCCACATCAGTTGGCCCATGCGCTTCGTGCTGCCCTATAGCCCCGACATGCGGTTCGAGGGTGAGACACCGACGTCGAAGCTTCTGAACACCGTGATGCCCTGGATGAAGGGGCGGCGGCCCGACTGGATCATCCGCATGGGTCTGTTCATGTACGACAATCTGGGTGGGCGGAAGCACCTGCCTGCGACCAGGACGCTGGACCTGACGACCGCGCCCGAGGGCGCACCACTTCAGGATCGCTTTGCCAAGGCATATGAGTATTCCGATTGCTGGGTCGAGGATTCGCGTCTGGTCGTGCTGAACGCCCGCGACGCAGAAGAGCGCGGCGCACGGATCATGGTGCGCACCAAGGTTGTCACCGCAGAGCGGCAGGGCGGCGTCTGGGCCGTTACGGTGGAGGATACGCGCGACGGTAGCCAAGAGGTGATCCGTGCACGCGCGCTTGTGAACGCGGGCGGCCCATGGGTCGAGAACGTGGTGAAGAACACCGTGCGCATGAATTCGTCCGAAGGCGTGCGGCTGGTGCGCGGCTCGCATATCGTGGTCCCGAAGCTTTATGATCACGACAAGGCCTATTTCTTCCAAGGCGAAGACGGCCGCATCATCTTCGCGATCCCCTACGAGACCGATTTCACGCTGATCGGCACCACCGACCGTGATCACGGGGATGACCCTTCGGTCACGCCGGTTTGCACGCCTGACGAGCAGAAATACCTGTGCGACTTTGCCAACAACTACTTCAAGACCTCCGTGACGGTGGATGACGTTGTCTGGACCTATTCCGGCGTGCGCCCCTTGTACGACGACGGTGCGAAATCGGCGACGGCGGCGACCCGTGACTATGTGCTCAGCGTGGATGACGGCCCGCGCACGGATGGGCCGGTCGGCTCGGAGCCGCCGTTGTTGAGCGTCTTCGGTGGCAAGATCACAACCTACCGCAAGCTGGCCGAGCAGGCGCTGGCCAAGCTGAAGCCTTATTTCGGCGACATGAAGGACGACTGGACCGCCCGCGTGCCCATGCCGGGTGGCAACTTTCCGGTGGACGGCGTGGACAAGCTGATCCGTGACCTGCACGCCGCCTATCCGTTCCTGACCGACTACCACGCCCGCCGCCTGATCCGCGCCTACGGCACCGACGCCAAGGCGATCTGCGGCAACGCGACCGACCCAAGCGGTCTGGGCCGCGACTTCGGCGGCACGTTGACCGAGGCCGAAGTGCGCTGGCTGATGGAACGCGAATACGCCCGCACGGCCGAGGATATTGTCTGGCGGCGCACCAAGCTGGGACTGCGCATGAGCGAGGATGAGATTGCGGCGCTGGACGCCTGGATGCAGGACGCACAGGAAAAGGTGGCGGCAGAGTAG
- a CDS encoding MFS transporter, with translation MSRTDAKGWRPFIAASLAFFTVMAGATVPTPLYPLYAETYGFSPIIITAIFAIYSVGVIGALIVTGPWSEEIGRKPVLLAGVATALLASVVFAIADGLWLILLARLLQGVSVGLFNAAATIAVSEFAPKSHPRLGAIIATVANMGGLGMGAIIGGVVLTVLPWPLISPYLVHIAMAVLAGAFLWPAPDPVERSDSPDLSPQSLAVPSEVRDLFFPAAISAFSGFMVCGFLGAVAPSFLGKVLGYEGWHILIGFTAGLIFLTSCAAQAAEDFMPRKLVLPLGMGLLTLGLAAITAALAASTLIGLLAAIAFAGLGHGIAFKGGLSSLTNAAPEDQGASISATYFTVAYVAISIPVVIIGALQTVFDLQPIAVGYGIAATLLSALAFVLILRR, from the coding sequence ATGTCCCGAACCGACGCCAAGGGCTGGCGCCCCTTTATCGCTGCATCGCTGGCTTTCTTCACCGTCATGGCGGGGGCCACCGTGCCCACGCCGCTTTACCCGCTGTATGCCGAGACCTACGGTTTCTCGCCCATCATCATCACCGCGATCTTCGCGATCTACAGCGTCGGCGTGATTGGCGCGCTGATCGTGACCGGCCCTTGGTCGGAAGAGATCGGACGCAAGCCCGTTCTGCTCGCAGGCGTTGCGACGGCGTTGCTCGCCTCGGTGGTCTTCGCGATCGCCGACGGTCTGTGGCTGATCCTGCTGGCGCGGTTGCTGCAGGGAGTGTCGGTCGGCCTATTCAACGCGGCGGCGACGATCGCGGTGTCAGAGTTTGCACCTAAGAGCCATCCACGGCTCGGGGCCATCATCGCGACAGTCGCGAACATGGGCGGCCTGGGGATGGGGGCAATCATCGGCGGCGTCGTCCTTACGGTCCTGCCATGGCCGCTGATATCGCCCTACCTTGTGCACATCGCGATGGCGGTTCTGGCAGGCGCGTTCCTGTGGCCCGCCCCTGACCCGGTCGAGCGCTCTGACAGCCCCGACCTGTCCCCCCAGTCGCTCGCCGTTCCGTCCGAGGTCCGCGACCTGTTCTTCCCCGCTGCGATCTCTGCCTTCTCCGGCTTCATGGTCTGCGGCTTTCTAGGCGCAGTCGCCCCCAGCTTTTTGGGAAAGGTCCTTGGATATGAAGGGTGGCACATCCTGATCGGCTTCACCGCCGGCCTGATCTTCTTAACCTCTTGCGCCGCACAGGCGGCAGAGGATTTCATGCCCCGCAAGCTGGTCTTGCCGCTTGGGATGGGCCTGCTGACGCTGGGCCTTGCTGCGATCACCGCGGCCCTTGCGGCATCGACACTGATCGGTCTGCTCGCCGCCATCGCCTTTGCAGGCCTCGGCCACGGCATCGCGTTCAAGGGCGGTCTATCCAGCCTGACGAACGCCGCGCCCGAAGATCAGGGCGCCAGCATCTCGGCCACGTATTTCACCGTGGCTTATGTCGCGATCTCGATCCCCGTGGTCATCATCGGTGCGCTTCAGACGGTGTTCGACCTGCAGCCCATCGCCGTCGGCTACGGCATCGCCGCCACACTTCTCAGCGCACTCGCCTTCGTTCTTATCCTGCGCCGTTGA
- a CDS encoding NAD(P)(+) transhydrogenase (Re/Si-specific) subunit beta has product MFEAGAQSAAYIIATILFILSLGGLKDQESAKRAIWYGIAGMALAVFATVFGPGVQNVWLILIAVAAGGFAGWYVAGKVQMTEMPQLVAALHSFVGLAAVFIGLNADLMLGAVTQMRDSGMTLEEANLTGFGELLWSKDFVEVNILRVEVFLGIFIGAVTFTGSVIAFGKLAGKVDGKPVQLPGGHMLNAGALALCILLGILYFNGAGIWTMFLVAIVAGFIGWHLISGIGGADMPVVVSMLNSYSGWAAAAIGFTLGNDLLIVTGALVGSSGAILSYIMCKAMNRKFVNVILGGFGGTGGPAAEVDGEMTSVDADGVADALKEADSVIIVPGYGMAVAQAQQAVSELTKKLRDDGKTVRFAIHPVAGRLPGHMNVLLAEARVPYDIVLEMDEINEDFKDTDVVIVIGSNDIVNPAANDDPNSPIAGMPVLHVWEARDVFVSKRGQGTGYSGIENPLFYKDNTRMFYGDAKDSVNALLQKL; this is encoded by the coding sequence ATGTTTGAAGCAGGGGCACAATCGGCGGCCTATATCATCGCCACCATCCTCTTCATCCTGTCGCTGGGCGGGTTGAAGGATCAGGAAAGCGCCAAGCGCGCGATCTGGTACGGTATTGCTGGCATGGCGCTGGCGGTCTTTGCCACGGTCTTCGGGCCGGGTGTGCAAAACGTCTGGCTGATCCTGATCGCCGTGGCGGCGGGCGGCTTTGCCGGCTGGTACGTCGCGGGCAAGGTGCAGATGACCGAGATGCCGCAACTGGTGGCCGCGCTGCACTCTTTCGTCGGCTTGGCGGCGGTGTTCATCGGGCTGAACGCCGACCTGATGCTGGGCGCGGTAACGCAGATGCGCGACAGCGGCATGACGCTGGAAGAGGCGAACCTGACGGGCTTCGGCGAGCTGCTGTGGAGCAAGGACTTCGTCGAGGTCAATATCCTGCGGGTCGAGGTTTTCCTGGGCATCTTCATCGGTGCCGTGACCTTTACGGGCTCGGTCATCGCCTTCGGCAAGCTTGCGGGAAAGGTGGATGGCAAACCTGTTCAGCTTCCGGGCGGCCACATGCTGAACGCTGGCGCCTTGGCGCTATGTATCCTGCTGGGGATACTGTATTTCAACGGCGCCGGCATCTGGACGATGTTTCTTGTGGCCATCGTTGCAGGCTTCATCGGATGGCACCTGATCTCTGGCATTGGCGGGGCTGACATGCCCGTGGTCGTGTCGATGCTGAACAGCTATTCCGGCTGGGCGGCGGCGGCGATCGGCTTTACGCTGGGCAACGATCTGCTGATCGTGACCGGCGCGCTGGTGGGATCGTCCGGTGCGATCCTGTCCTACATCATGTGCAAGGCGATGAACCGAAAGTTCGTCAACGTGATCCTTGGCGGCTTCGGCGGCACCGGCGGACCGGCGGCGGAAGTCGATGGTGAGATGACGAGCGTCGACGCCGACGGTGTCGCGGATGCGCTGAAGGAAGCGGATTCGGTCATCATTGTGCCCGGCTACGGCATGGCCGTGGCACAGGCGCAGCAGGCGGTGTCCGAACTGACGAAGAAACTGCGCGACGACGGCAAGACGGTGCGTTTCGCGATCCACCCCGTTGCGGGTCGTTTGCCTGGCCACATGAACGTGCTGCTGGCCGAGGCGCGCGTGCCCTACGACATCGTGCTGGAGATGGACGAGATCAACGAGGACTTCAAAGACACCGACGTGGTGATCGTCATTGGCTCGAACGACATCGTGAACCCGGCGGCGAACGACGATCCGAACAGTCCAATCGCCGGTATGCCGGTGCTGCACGTGTGGGAGGCGCGGGACGTATTCGTATCCAAGCGTGGTCAGGGCACGGGCTATTCGGGCATCGAGAACCCGCTGTTCTACAAGGACAACACGCGGATGTTCTACGGCGATGCGAAGGATTCGGTGAACGCTCTGCTGCAAAAGTTGTAA
- a CDS encoding Re/Si-specific NAD(P)(+) transhydrogenase subunit alpha, with protein MKFGVVKESQETEARVALTPQSAEAIQKLGHSCVIEAGAGSRADISDDLYRGADVEVLDSAKAVFDACDVIAKVRPPTEAEVEMMREGQTLISFFYPAENEALMKKAADKGATLIAMDMVPRISRAQKMDALSSMANIAGYRAVIEAANIFGRFLTGQVTAAGKVPPAKILVVGAGVAGLAALGTATSLGAIVRAFDVRPETAEQIESMGAEFLFLDFEDTEGVGEGGYAAPSSPEFREKQLALFLEQAPEIDIVITTALIPNREAPELWTKEMVEAMKPGSVIVDLAAEKGGNCKMTVKDERIVTDNGVIIIGYTDFPSRMAKQSSTLYSTNIRHMLTDLTPEKDGTVNQNMEDQVIRDSTIAHGGEVTWPPPKRENPSPAKPKAEKPKEKTAEEKRAEEVATFKKQTQSQVGLLVVGAVIMLLVGSVAPESFMSHFIVFALACFVGFQVIWGVAHSLHTPLMAVTNAISGIIILGALLQIGSGSWLVVFLSFIAVLIASINIVGGFLVTRRMLSMFVKS; from the coding sequence GTGAAGTTCGGTGTCGTCAAGGAAAGCCAGGAAACCGAGGCGCGGGTTGCGCTGACTCCGCAATCGGCGGAAGCCATCCAGAAGCTGGGCCATAGCTGCGTGATCGAGGCCGGAGCCGGATCGCGCGCGGATATCTCGGACGATCTGTATCGCGGTGCAGATGTCGAGGTGTTGGACAGCGCCAAGGCCGTGTTCGACGCCTGCGACGTGATCGCCAAGGTCCGCCCGCCGACCGAGGCCGAGGTCGAGATGATGCGCGAGGGGCAGACGCTGATCTCGTTCTTCTACCCGGCCGAAAACGAAGCGCTGATGAAGAAGGCCGCCGACAAGGGCGCCACGCTGATCGCGATGGACATGGTGCCGCGCATTTCCCGCGCGCAGAAGATGGACGCGCTGTCGTCCATGGCGAACATCGCGGGCTATCGCGCGGTGATCGAGGCGGCGAATATCTTCGGGCGCTTCTTGACCGGGCAGGTCACCGCCGCCGGAAAGGTGCCGCCCGCGAAGATCCTCGTTGTCGGCGCTGGCGTCGCCGGTCTGGCCGCGCTGGGCACCGCCACGTCGCTGGGTGCCATCGTGCGCGCGTTCGACGTGCGACCCGAGACCGCCGAGCAGATCGAATCGATGGGGGCAGAGTTCCTGTTCCTCGACTTCGAGGACACCGAGGGCGTGGGCGAAGGGGGCTATGCCGCCCCATCCAGCCCCGAGTTCCGCGAAAAGCAGCTTGCGCTGTTCCTGGAGCAAGCGCCAGAGATCGACATCGTCATCACCACCGCCCTGATCCCGAACCGCGAAGCGCCGGAGTTGTGGACCAAGGAGATGGTCGAGGCGATGAAGCCCGGATCGGTCATCGTCGACCTTGCCGCCGAGAAGGGTGGCAACTGCAAGATGACGGTGAAGGACGAGCGTATCGTCACCGACAACGGCGTCATCATCATCGGCTACACCGACTTCCCCAGCCGTATGGCGAAGCAGTCTTCGACGCTGTATTCCACGAACATCCGCCACATGCTGACCGACCTGACGCCCGAGAAGGACGGCACGGTCAATCAGAACATGGAAGATCAGGTCATCCGGGATTCCACCATCGCCCACGGCGGAGAGGTAACATGGCCGCCACCCAAGCGCGAGAACCCGTCGCCCGCCAAACCGAAGGCCGAGAAGCCCAAGGAGAAGACCGCGGAAGAAAAGCGCGCCGAAGAGGTCGCGACCTTCAAGAAGCAGACGCAAAGCCAGGTCGGGCTGCTGGTCGTCGGCGCGGTGATCATGTTGCTCGTCGGCTCTGTCGCCCCGGAATCGTTCATGTCGCACTTCATCGTGTTCGCGCTGGCCTGTTTCGTAGGCTTCCAGGTGATCTGGGGCGTGGCGCACAGCCTGCATACGCCGCTGATGGCGGTGACTAACGCGATCTCGGGCATCATCATCCTGGGTGCGCTTTTGCAGATCGGTTCAGGCAGTTGGCTGGTGGTCTTCCTCAGCTTCATCGCGGTGCTGATCGCGTCCATCAATATCGTCGGGGGTTTTCTGGTCACGCGCCGGATGCTGTCGATGTTCGTCAAGTCGTAA
- a CDS encoding methyltransferase family protein: MRWIDFPPWWALGMTLAALGSARLWHVAVPGWTMLGLALIAAALGLMLWATLTMLAARTNPLPHTQPSALVTTGPFRFSRNPIYLGDVLIVCGASLWAGAPLGLLCAAVLVVILRARFILPEEGRLRAAFGAAVDPWMQAVPRWV; encoded by the coding sequence ATGCGATGGATCGATTTCCCGCCGTGGTGGGCACTGGGCATGACGCTGGCCGCACTCGGGTCGGCCCGGCTGTGGCACGTCGCGGTGCCGGGCTGGACAATGTTGGGTCTTGCACTGATCGCGGCGGCTTTGGGGCTGATGCTCTGGGCCACACTGACGATGCTGGCAGCGCGCACCAATCCGTTGCCGCACACGCAGCCCAGCGCGCTGGTCACCACCGGCCCTTTCCGGTTCTCTCGCAACCCGATCTACTTGGGCGATGTGCTGATCGTCTGCGGGGCGAGCCTTTGGGCGGGCGCGCCACTGGGCCTGCTATGTGCCGCTGTTCTGGTCGTGATTCTTCGCGCACGGTTCATCCTGCCGGAAGAAGGCCGACTGCGCGCCGCTTTCGGTGCCGCGGTCGATCCGTGGATGCAGGCGGTGCCCCGTTGGGTGTGA
- a CDS encoding SDR family NAD(P)-dependent oxidoreductase, whose protein sequence is MANLAGKHALITGGGSGIGLAIAVALKDNGASVTITGRTEARLRDAAEAHGLHPQVMDVTDEASVADGTAAAVDAHGPIAICVANAGIAEGRSLHKTDLAFWRQITSTNLDGAFLTIRESLKSMRDLDYGRVIAVSSIAGVRGLKGAPAYTASKHGVIGLIRGLSEDFLGKPQTFNAICPAYVDTDIVSRNVTSIADRAGVSQDEALKIMVSQNRHGRLIDANEVARTALWLCDPASASVNGQCIEIAGGMA, encoded by the coding sequence ATGGCGAACCTTGCAGGAAAACACGCTCTGATCACCGGCGGCGGATCGGGCATCGGTCTGGCCATCGCGGTGGCGTTGAAAGACAACGGAGCCAGCGTCACCATCACGGGCCGCACCGAAGCGCGCCTGCGCGACGCTGCAGAAGCCCATGGCCTGCACCCGCAAGTCATGGATGTGACGGACGAGGCATCGGTCGCAGACGGCACGGCTGCAGCCGTCGACGCGCATGGCCCCATCGCGATCTGCGTCGCCAACGCGGGAATTGCCGAGGGCCGCAGCCTGCACAAGACGGACCTCGCCTTCTGGCGGCAGATCACATCCACGAACCTTGACGGTGCGTTCCTGACGATCCGCGAGTCGCTGAAATCCATGCGCGATCTCGACTACGGGCGCGTCATCGCCGTCAGTTCGATTGCGGGCGTGCGGGGCTTGAAGGGCGCGCCCGCCTACACGGCCAGCAAGCACGGCGTCATCGGCCTGATCCGGGGCCTGTCCGAAGACTTCCTTGGCAAACCGCAGACCTTCAACGCGATCTGCCCGGCTTATGTCGACACAGATATCGTCTCGCGCAACGTAACCTCCATCGCCGACCGCGCGGGGGTGTCGCAGGACGAAGCGCTGAAGATCATGGTCAGCCAGAACCGCCACGGCCGCCTGATCGACGCCAATGAAGTCGCGCGCACCGCCCTATGGCTTTGCGATCCGGCCAGCGCGTCGGTGAACGGGCAATGCATCGAAATTGCGGGCGGCATGGCCTGA
- the kynU gene encoding kynureninase gives MTDFTATRALFDLPDGLTYLDGNSLGPMAKAVPDRVGHAIRSEWGQELIRAWNSAGWMEMPDRLGDRIAPLIGAAPGTVSTGDTLSIKVHQALSAALSLTDRKVILSDTGNFPTDLYIAQGIVDALDRGLELRCVAPEEIEAHMTDEIAVLMLTEVDYRTGRRHDMAHLSRIAREQGIVTLWDLAHSAGAFPVDSAAHADFAVGCTYKYLNSGPGGPAFIAVPDAVADRIDPALPGWLGHAAPFDFDRDYRPAQAARRFRIGTPPILQMAALDAALDAWDGVSMQDVRSRSLALSQRLIAGVEADCPSLTLASPREDAHRGSQVSFRHPQAYAICQALIAHDVIGDFRAPDILRFGITPLYIGEAEIDAAIATMARIMQDRLYEDPRFQTRQAVT, from the coding sequence ATGACCGATTTCACCGCCACCCGCGCCCTGTTCGATCTGCCCGATGGTCTGACCTATCTGGACGGGAACTCTCTGGGTCCGATGGCCAAGGCCGTCCCCGACCGGGTGGGCCATGCAATCCGCTCCGAATGGGGGCAAGAGCTGATCCGCGCTTGGAACAGCGCGGGCTGGATGGAGATGCCGGACCGTTTGGGCGACCGCATCGCCCCCCTGATCGGCGCCGCACCCGGAACCGTGTCCACTGGCGACACGCTGTCGATCAAGGTGCATCAGGCTCTGTCCGCCGCACTGAGCCTGACGGATCGCAAGGTGATCCTGTCCGACACCGGCAATTTCCCCACCGATCTGTATATCGCGCAGGGTATCGTGGATGCGCTGGATCGCGGGCTGGAATTGCGCTGCGTCGCCCCAGAAGAGATTGAGGCGCATATGACCGACGAAATCGCCGTTTTGATGTTGACCGAGGTGGACTACCGCACCGGGCGGCGCCACGACATGGCGCATCTGTCCCGTATCGCCCGTGAGCAAGGCATCGTGACGCTGTGGGACTTGGCCCATTCCGCCGGGGCCTTCCCGGTCGATAGCGCGGCGCACGCCGATTTCGCCGTGGGCTGCACCTACAAATACCTTAACTCCGGCCCGGGTGGCCCCGCCTTCATCGCCGTGCCGGATGCGGTTGCAGATCGGATCGACCCTGCCTTGCCGGGATGGTTGGGCCACGCGGCACCGTTCGACTTCGACCGCGACTACCGCCCCGCACAAGCCGCGCGCCGGTTCCGCATCGGCACACCGCCCATCCTGCAAATGGCCGCGCTCGACGCCGCGCTGGACGCTTGGGATGGGGTGTCGATGCAGGATGTGCGCAGCCGGTCACTTGCCCTGTCGCAACGCTTGATCGCGGGGGTAGAGGCCGACTGCCCGTCCCTGACGCTTGCATCCCCACGAGAGGACGCGCACCGCGGCAGCCAGGTGTCGTTCCGCCACCCACAGGCCTACGCGATTTGCCAGGCGCTGATCGCTCACGATGTCATCGGCGACTTCCGCGCGCCCGATATCCTGCGCTTCGGCATCACGCCGCTTTACATCGGCGAAGCGGAAATCGACGCCGCCATCGCCACGATGGCCCGCATCATGCAGGATCGTCTTTACGAAGACCCACGCTTCCAGACCCGCCAAGCCGTAACATAG
- a CDS encoding gamma-glutamyl-gamma-aminobutyrate hydrolase family protein produces the protein MSRPVVGIIGNHHLLNDTYRIHGGGLMISDSVANVTGALPLIVPADPALVSIEDLMDSCDGFLFPGGRPNVHPEEYGHEETEAHGDFDRGRDSVALPLIRALTKRGQPYLAICRGYQEVAVAFGSTLHPEIRDLPGIENHRMPPDGTIEEKFALRHDVTFSDGGPFHRLMGERTVRTNTLHGQGVTKAGPRFVIDGRAQDGTPEAAYVADAPGFTLSVQWHPEYNSGIDPVSRKLFTAFGDAVRMWSAGARSVPTRAIA, from the coding sequence ATGTCCCGCCCGGTCGTCGGCATCATCGGCAATCATCATCTTTTGAACGACACCTACCGCATCCATGGCGGCGGATTGATGATTTCTGACTCGGTGGCGAATGTCACCGGCGCGCTGCCGTTGATCGTGCCCGCCGACCCGGCGTTGGTGTCGATCGAAGATCTGATGGACAGCTGCGACGGCTTCCTGTTCCCCGGCGGGCGACCCAATGTCCACCCTGAAGAATACGGCCACGAAGAGACCGAAGCGCACGGTGATTTCGACCGGGGTCGTGACAGCGTGGCGCTTCCGTTGATCCGGGCGCTGACCAAGCGGGGCCAGCCCTATCTGGCGATCTGCCGTGGGTATCAGGAAGTGGCCGTCGCCTTCGGGTCGACCCTGCACCCCGAAATCCGCGATCTGCCGGGGATCGAGAACCATCGCATGCCGCCCGACGGCACCATCGAGGAAAAGTTCGCCCTGCGCCATGACGTGACCTTCAGCGACGGCGGCCCGTTCCATCGGCTGATGGGCGAGCGGACGGTGCGGACGAACACGCTGCACGGGCAGGGTGTGACGAAGGCGGGGCCGCGCTTCGTGATCGACGGTCGCGCGCAGGACGGCACGCCGGAAGCGGCCTATGTGGCGGACGCGCCGGGCTTTACGCTGTCGGTGCAATGGCATCCCGAATACAATTCGGGGATTGATCCGGTCTCGCGCAAGCTGTTCACCGCCTTTGGCGACGCGGTTCGCATGTGGTCCGCGGGAGCGCGATCCGTTCCGACGCGCGCGATTGCGTAA
- a CDS encoding GlcG/HbpS family heme-binding protein produces the protein MKITLDQARTAIRATFDAGAEAGLKPLSAVVLDAGGHVLAFERQDGAAPGRFAVAHGKAHGAVMLGMPGSAQMQRAEDQHYFMTAMNGLFGGAVVPVPGGILIKDGDAVIGALGITGDTSDNDAMVGMKGLEAAGLTGAA, from the coding sequence ATGAAAATCACCTTGGACCAAGCGCGCACGGCGATCCGCGCCACATTCGACGCCGGTGCCGAAGCGGGATTGAAGCCGCTGTCGGCCGTGGTGTTGGACGCGGGCGGGCATGTGTTGGCGTTCGAGCGTCAGGACGGGGCGGCTCCGGGCCGGTTCGCTGTCGCGCATGGAAAGGCACATGGTGCGGTAATGCTTGGGATGCCCGGATCGGCGCAGATGCAGCGGGCCGAAGATCAGCATTACTTCATGACCGCGATGAATGGATTATTCGGCGGTGCCGTGGTGCCGGTGCCGGGCGGTATCCTCATCAAGGACGGCGACGCGGTGATCGGTGCGCTGGGCATCACCGGCGATACATCTGACAACGATGCGATGGTCGGAATGAAGGGGCTGGAGGCAGCCGGGCTGACCGGCGCCGCCTGA